Genomic segment of Arachis stenosperma cultivar V10309 chromosome 4, arast.V10309.gnm1.PFL2, whole genome shotgun sequence:
GCATCTTCAATACTCATATTGAGTTTTTCTAAAAAAGATCACAAACATTAATCATATTAAGGCCAATTATAAATtgtttgaaacaaaataaatctcCAAAAATACTTGCAAGAATAATTTTTGCTAAAGCCATTTGGCTAATGGCATTCCAACTTCTAAAGTTgtttaattcaaaatatattgCCCAATACTCctactaatttaaataaaatctttgataggatctcatccaaattcagaaatagaataactaattattctcaaatctcatttaatgttctcaattatcatactattattatattcttggtgctagcaaagaatataataatattctatttgaattaatataattatttatttgatcaaattaaaataataattaaataattctatagcaaaggttagaacactcgttagtgtgtgaccccataggttcaatactaagcgggtaGTAAGTTAGTcgtactaaatttactaatcaaggttggcgtCTAGCAATACTCCTTAACgacccgatagtatgaagtaatatatttttactaagaacctcagaagaacaaagtataattccttccatctttctATCTCTTGGTTAACCTttagagtatggtttaattgtcaaactctaacttgttaccattattataatgaactgtgaatgacctaagaaactcatttcttcattcattcagtCCCCTTGGCCATGTTTTATTCATTTCATTCATTATAATCATAAagctcaaactctttaccgAGAGTTGACGGATTCATTATTGACTgatcattaattctacaagtatttaaatcatacccaatatccattcaactagcaccctagggtattaggtgtctggaatcaaagtataataaatacgttgttaattactatgatagtcgcaggtcaaagaaaactctattactatgttcatcttgagaatatcctattgacaaatatacgGCAATTATAACCGTTAGGAATTCTCAAAGTGAGTCAGTTCAATAGTCATATCTTTATATacaccatctatatatataatttaataaatgagatctattaatcttcatccaatgaagaccattatatataCATTGATCTTTCCGAattattaatgtcctttttaataatcctatgatcaagaacaatttaaattaaattataaaaaatttatctctcaatattataatcactatcacaattataaatctttaaatttaatcaagaaccttattatattaatattttaatataataataataacaaattatttgataCATGATTGATTAGATTGTGGTCATACTACTTATTCCCAACAATAACTATAATTTTAATGTAATTAATAATTGCAATATCACCAAGTACTAAGACAAAATAAATTTGTACAACAAAAACTATTGCTAGATCTTCCAAACTAGGTTATCAAAGCAAAAAAGCTAAATTTGACGACGGGCGATATCTCTTTTTATCTCTCAactaaattttttcaatcatctatttttaaatattaatgactaaattacaataaaaattattgaaatatatttttttttgaaaacaaaattaatgTGTATGTATCAATAGTGTTAGAAGGATAATACTCGAGATATTATcacattaataaaagaaaattaagcgaTTTAGCATtattaaatttagagatttagagttttaaatttatagattaaggtttttatttattatttttaatattttttagtttcaaagATTGATTAAGgatattattttctatttaaaaatcttttaatccttttttattttttcttaattttaatgcaattgatctttcttaataattaattattgttagtgGTCCTTAAGATTAATCTTCCCTTAAAAAAGTTAATAACAGTtaatatattgttagctgttaCATTTACATGCATACATCCTGGGTAAACGTGTATGCAAGTAATAACAAGGAATAAATGAATAATAGTAGCTAGAAAGAAAGTATGTGCTATAATGAAGAATTTGAaagattattaatttttaaatgaaaaattaataaagtaaaaaatgagaaaaattaattatttttttattcaaataataaaatttctcactttttaattttgtcaattttttatttttaaaagatctttttccAACTATTTGACTGCAGGTCTGAGGCTGAAGACACTCCTAAAGCTTTCTAATAAAAGTATGGAGATTATATTACATGTTGATCCGGACGACACAAAGGCAAATATGTTGGCTAATTTtattgcaacttctcctctaGACAAAATCTCTAGCGGACTTCGAAAACTTCCCGGTGCGTAAGATTAGATGAATTCccttaatttttaattaaatctaatGCAGTAATGATGTTTTCTggtttaaaatataaaaattcgTTCAATTCTTTTGAGAAATATCTACTGTAAATAAATGGTTTTGAcagttattataaaaaaaaaaattatggctggttttaattttgtaaaaaaattgttttcctAATGAAACCTATACATTTTTGCTTATTAGCATTTCtattttccctttcttaaaacAGCTATAAtgtttataaatataattttgatgcattAATAGTGTAAAATAGTTTTACACGTGTATTCAATTATATAATACTATATTAGTAAAAGTAACTACTTTTTACATTAACTACATGAATAGTCATTTAAAAGAGTggatataatttttatattaactacGGTTTTCTCTTTATGCTTCAATTATTAGATTCTTTCTTGAACTTGGTGGTTACTGAAATGTTATCAGGGAGTGAGAAAATATATGAGATGAAAAAGAACCATCATGTAGCATGTGAGATTCTGAAATGGTTGAGCAAAAAAATATCGGAATTAGACGAAACCAAGCTACATAAGTGCTTAGCTTACGACTCCATGTTGCATGCAGCAAAGTATGGACTTGTTGAGTTCATAGATTCAATGAGGCATGCAAATCCTGACCTTCTGTGGGCCATGGACAAAAATGAGAGAGGCATATTTTCACATGCAATTGCGTATCGTCATGACAGAGTTTTCAGATTCATTCACGAGATCGAGGGGCGTAAAGAGATGATTGCATCCCGTGAAGACGTCTTCGATAATAACATTTTGCATCTTGCAGCTGAACTAGGACCTTCCTCTTACCTTGGCAAATTTCCCAATTCAGCATTGCAAATGCAAAAAGAACTTCAATGGTTTAAGGTCCTCTCTCTCACTCTTAAGTGTGTGTCTATGCACTCACATTCATTTAATAGCTGTTTAAttggttttatttttaatgatttttatttttatataaatttcgtataaaaaagaaaaataatggaaaaaacaaaaataaccttttcacatttttattgaaatttgtATTACTGATTTTAAATGGTGAAAatttaagtataaaataaaagagaattagaGATTTGTATATATAGTGATGACTATTTGTATAAAAATGTcttaaatatatcaaattatttaacgattTTCAATAATTATTCTCACATGAAAATTTCTAGGCATCATATGTTGGCTATTATGACTTGTTCATCAAGTAATGATGTTAAATAACAATAATAGCTAGCTGCTACTGGCTATAACTGTTTCCAACTACTTCTAACAATCTCTAATAATTTCTATTAACCTTTAACTACTTTATCAGTTTTATTATCACTTGAACTCTTACTACTCATCTTCTTATGAGTTATTCCCATTTTTcatctatatataaaaaatcaattatcacaatttatcttttcatctatatatagaaaacagAGGATGAAAATGCAAATCAAACACAAACTACCTCTAGAGTTTACTTCTCTCTTTCAACGTGTACTTATGTATGTAATTATGTCTTTATATATGTGTCATTTcttaaaacatgaaaagatatcagacaaaaaaaaaaagcatatgAAATAAACTGTCGCATCGCAGTTGTGGTTGCAATTCGGTTAGTGATTATGTCACaaatatcaatttatttagaCCATTATTATATCAATACGTATGTATTTGTAATATtagaaattttctttttcaaatatttattcaaTTGGACTAAATTGTAATAAACTAACATTTGCTGCAGAAATTTTGAATATTCAGTAGGAAATATAAAAATGAGCAAGGTTATGTTAGGTAACCAATGATTTTTTTGATGAACAACTactgataaaataaaaacacactaTATCTCTAAATTACtcacctaaatcttaatattagaataatcatTCGTACACCTAGTGAAATGAACATTCGATATAtctattattcacattatttagtattttcattGTCTACTTATACTTTTTCAATGAGGAATTATCATGTACCACATGCATGCAGGCGGTGGAAAGTATTGTGCCTGCCAAGTGCAAAGAAGCCAAAAATGCAGATGGCAAGAAGCCTCGTGAACTGTTTACCAAAACCCACGAGGAATTGGTAAAATCTGGTGAAAAATGGGCAAGAGATATTGCAGGTTCTTTTACACTCGTTGGTACTCTCATTATTACTATGATGTTTGCTGCAGCCTTCACTGTCCCAGGTGGAAATGATCAAAATACTGGCATTCCAATCTTTCTAAAAAAACGTGCTTTTAAAGTCTTCATCATAGCAGATGCAGTGTCTCTCATcacatcttcttcttctgtctTGAGTTTCATTTGGATCCTCACTTCGCGTTATGCTGAGAATGATTTTCTATGGAAGTTACCTGTCAAGTTACTTTTGGGCCTCATCACCCTCTTCTTTTCCGTGTTATCCATGATGATAGCCTTTGTGTCTGCACTTTTTATGATGCTAGAGGGGAATCGAGGTGTTGTGATAGCAACAACGTCACTTGCAGTTGTTCCAGTCTTGGTACTCATACctacattattgattctcttctTTGAGATTTTAGTATCTACATTAGGATCACCGAAATTACTCACttctaagaaaaagaagaaaaaagattaATCGATGAATGCTTTCTTTTGTCGTTAATTAGTTGTGTTATCTGTATTTTATTcaatattaattagaatttgaaCTTAGTTGAAACGAATAAAATTCATTGTAAACATTGAATAGTTTTACTATCCTAAAATATAAAATGATCAGTATAGTTTAGGCAAAAGACAGAAAGGTTTTTATTTAGGCAAACAATTACTTGATTAATCCTGTTTCTATACGTGACTATGAATATATGAAGTGTCACACTTCACCAACGGCAAATTAGTAAATTACAAGCTCCCACCGAAATGACTATATATCATATCAATATTTAGCCATTCGTCAAACTGAACAGAAATTAGAAACAAGCATGGCATTGATGCTGGAAAGAACTAGAATCTCTCAAACATTATGAACACAATTTATTCCACACTAATAATATATGTCTTCCAAAACAAACAGCAATACATGTAGgaactaaaaactatataaaatacTAAGAAGATGAAGAGACTATTCATATCATTCAAACAAGAGTTCACAAGCTGTAGAGTTCCTAAGAACCTTGgatatatcttttttaaaattttggatcGTATCTCCTTCACTTGAGGAACTCGAGCAACATATGGTCATTTCTTTAACACACTTGCATTCTTTATTATATATGTTGCAAATTGAATATCAACATCAGCACCATCAAAATTCTATAGAATAAAGGATCTTAGGTGCGACGAAAGGCATATGTTCATTTTCTTTAACACACTTGTATTTTCGGAAGTACCTTCAAGGAATTCAATATCTAAGTCAACAAAAATTTAGATAGGTTTATGTGTGACTAAATTAATATatcaactaataaaataatatatcaactaaaaaaaataaatttgaagccTTCATCACGAATAAAATAGATTTTCAGTTCCTTTTTTATGTTTGGACGGTTTCACGACGTGAGGTGGTCGCACCTCTTACGAACGTCGCTCATCATCTATTAAAAACATTTGGCTGTCTGGTCGTCGTAGATCTTCCAAATCATGAGATTATACTTCACATCCCATATAAATTTCAACTGTATAAAGTGATTCACTAACATTAGTTAGTCGAAATAAAATACAGTTCAAATAAAGTTAATTAATTCAGCATTATTGGATTCTTACTGTCCACTTTTGAAACCATTGATCTCTAGTCACAACCAGAATCTGTGTGTAGGTCATCCACGAGTGGTCGTACATCGACTTAATAACGTCAAAGATCTCTTGTGTGTAAGCATTGAGATTTGGTGCAAACCTAACAGAAAGAAAACTACCATTAAAAAGCTCATAAAAACGCATAAACTTAAGATTAAACAAACATATAAAGTGAATGTACTCACGACGACATGCCATTGGACCAAATCCTCAGTCGGATGACAGGAGGTGGTGGAGGAGTATCCTGTTGGGGGGAATCAGAGGAATCACCCACCGCAGGTTCTGTCGACGTTGTCAATGTATCTGCAGGGGGCGTAGTAAAAGAAGGCACGTTTTTCGAATTTGGGACCATGATGAATTGCTGGTCCGCTGAATCTGTCTGTGACGTCATATGGGTCGACAGAATAGTCGGAATAGAGGACGATGACTGGACAATCCTTATATATTCGGTAGAACCCCTCTACGATGATCACGTAATCCACTCGATCTACCTTTATTACCTATCGTCATATTTGTCCAGCAAAATATATTAATACACTCAATAtagtaaatatattaataagtTTAAAATGTAAACCAAAAGTTTAGGCTCGGGTCATATTCCAAGAAAAGGATATTTAGATTGATAACAGAAGTAAGGGAATTTTGAGCATGGAAATCAGACTTTAAGAAATAAtgataaaatgcaaataaataaaaagaaaggtAATTGGAGAAATATAAGTTAATGAAATAAAAGTACCTTGGGTTAGAGGTATTTTTAATTAGAGTTATGTTAGGTAATTAATAGTTTTTTTGAACAACTTAAATAAcgaattttaaatttagttattattaGACATTAACTACTCATtgcattaattaaatttaaaattaatttatttttttaattccattattcacattgtttaaTAATGTTGTCtacctatattttttcttttaaagatAGATTATCATTGCCATTTtatttatatcaataaaaaagtaaatttttctAATAAGTCAACCAAAAACATCAATGGTACGTCAATTGGAGTTTCTTAACTAAATTAACAAGGTCTTAGCCAGTTAACCACTAAAATTGTAGAAAGTTAGTTAGCTATATTGACCCAAACACTTCAAAACTCAATTCAATAAACCATACAAACAATTAAGATGAAATTGTCCTAATTAATCAACCAAAAACATGAAGGATAAGTTTGTTAGAGTTTCTCAACCTAATTAATAAAGTCTTAACTAGTTGACGACAAAAATCGTGAAAAGGCAATTAGAATTATGTTCATTAAATCGATTCAACCACCATATTTACAATTAATTAAGCAATTATGTGACTCAAGATTCGTCTATGTCCTACACTCAAGACAAGATAAGAAAATTACTATCTATATTAACTAATTAGGGAGTGTTAGGTAAATAATGACCATTTTGAATAATATGAACAACTaccaattaaataaaaatatattataccTTAATTTAATGCTACTaattaaatctaaaattaatttattcttttaacactattaattcacattattcacacattgttcaaaaatattattggtTACATATACTTTTTTTAACTGAAAACATCAAACACTTAACAGGTATAAATGAAACTTAACATTGCAACAAGTACAAATACAATTCCAGATTTTCTaaaattgcaaaaaaaaaaaagaagtaaggATTGTTCAACAAAACATAAATtcaaaatgaataaaaaaattcattcatTCAACGGcaagttaaaattttaaataacaagaattaTTGCATAACATAAATAGAGTATGAAAGAAAATGCAAACAAAAAAAGTTGTAGAAATCAAAAAGTAAAACTTGAGTCTGGCAAGAGATTAATGCGTAAACTTGGTCACAAGCAAGTTGTCAAACTCGCGAGTCTAAGTAAACTCGTGGAGCTGACCTAGACTCGACTCGCAAGTTAACTCGTAGACTCGTACGAGTTAACCCGTTATGAagtttatatatatactcaATTCTAATccttcaaaattaataatattaatcttaaaacacataataaattaaaatagtagcATACATTATAACAAATATTTCAAAATACGCATTCAAATCctctataattatttttatacaaatacaaCATAGAAcacacaaaattaaaaattctaaatctgTAATATTAAATC
This window contains:
- the LOC130973040 gene encoding ankyrin repeat-containing protein ITN1-like isoform X2, producing the protein MAAATNINIASTGIVLEALTKDNYENWSTLVKNYLVGQGLWRGIVEADQNNNNKSETEEWISKNAKALHAIQLACGSENLSNIRKFEKAREAWNHLKISFSKDVRAFPDSDQEHGSQVHRLHSAVKRGYWNDAKSYINRYPDSIFSTASSTGRTVLHVAVASGKERIVNELVNMGNQRLLKMQDKRGYTALALVAELTDNVAMAERMVVKGGEELLTIKTKQDDDEYGEIPVLIASKKGHKEMTTYLFSKTPPSVFFEKGGRYGIMLLTRCIYAEIFDVAASLIQHRLSGELRLDPESESVDLRPIYALSHMPSAFLSGTQLGFWQRFIYHCLRLKTLLKLSNKSMEIILHVDPDDTKANMLANFIATSPLDKISSGLRKLPAKYGLVEFIDSMRHANPDLLWAMDKNERGIFSHAIAYRHDRVFRFIHEIEGRKEMIASREDVFDNNILHLAAELGPSSYLGKFPNSALQMQKELQWFKAVESIVPAKCKEAKNADGKKPRELFTKTHEELVKSGEKWARDIAGSFTLVGTLIITMMFAAAFTVPGGNDQNTGIPIFLKKRAFKVFIIADAVSLITSSSSVLSFIWILTSRYAENDFLWKLPVKLLLGLITLFFSVLSMMIAFVSALFMMLEGNRGVVIATTSLAVVPVLVLIPTLLILFFEILVSTLGSPKLLTSKKKKKKD
- the LOC130973040 gene encoding uncharacterized protein LOC130973040 isoform X1, which encodes MAAATNINIASTGIVLEALTKDNYENWSTLVKNYLVGQGLWRGIVEADQNNNNKSETEEWISKNAKALHAIQLACGSENLSNIRKFEKAREAWNHLKISFSKDVRAFPDSDQEHGSQVHRLHSAVKRGYWNDAKSYINRYPDSIFSTASSTGRTVLHVAVASGKERIVNELVNMGNQRLLKMQDKRGYTALALVAELTDNVAMAERMVVKGGEELLTIKTKQDDDEYGEIPVLIASKKGHKEMTTYLFSKTPPSVFFEKGGRYGIMLLTRCIYAEIFDVAASLIQHRLSGELRLDPESESVDLRPIYALSHMPSAFLSGTQLGFWQRFIYHCLRLKTLLKLSNKSMEIILHVDPDDTKANMLANFIATSPLDKISSGLRKLPGSEKIYEMKKNHHVACEILKWLSKKISELDETKLHKCLAYDSMLHAAKYGLVEFIDSMRHANPDLLWAMDKNERGIFSHAIAYRHDRVFRFIHEIEGRKEMIASREDVFDNNILHLAAELGPSSYLGKFPNSALQMQKELQWFKAVESIVPAKCKEAKNADGKKPRELFTKTHEELVKSGEKWARDIAGSFTLVGTLIITMMFAAAFTVPGGNDQNTGIPIFLKKRAFKVFIIADAVSLITSSSSVLSFIWILTSRYAENDFLWKLPVKLLLGLITLFFSVLSMMIAFVSALFMMLEGNRGVVIATTSLAVVPVLVLIPTLLILFFEILVSTLGSPKLLTSKKKKKKD